From one Nitrosococcus halophilus Nc 4 genomic stretch:
- a CDS encoding class I SAM-dependent methyltransferase — translation MGIASEDPEQRDAARRLAHRLGLPLLTSPLDRSTIALVLTAQRLEIRHPGLGSPLFVDFVKGAMGYRRRRGEGRQQPLARAIGLKGNICPTVLDATAGLGRDAFVLASLGCQVLLLEQSPIVGALLEDGLERARQAPESAPVVARMAFIQANAIDWMAKLSTRDLPEVVYLDPMYPERTKSALVKKEMRLLRTLVGDGENAPLLLEAALKCARQRVVVKRPRLAPTVAGLKPDFAIESKNTRFDVYLLRKRSKNP, via the coding sequence ATCGGCATTGCCTCCGAGGATCCAGAGCAGAGAGATGCTGCCCGCCGATTAGCTCACCGGCTGGGTCTTCCCCTCCTTACTTCTCCCCTTGACCGGTCTACTATCGCCCTGGTCCTAACTGCCCAACGATTGGAAATACGCCACCCTGGCCTGGGATCTCCCCTCTTTGTAGACTTTGTCAAAGGGGCCATGGGTTACCGTCGCCGCCGAGGAGAAGGACGTCAACAACCGCTGGCCCGAGCTATCGGCCTCAAGGGAAACATTTGCCCTACCGTACTAGATGCGACCGCCGGCCTAGGCCGGGATGCCTTTGTCCTTGCTTCATTAGGTTGCCAAGTGCTCCTGCTAGAACAATCACCCATCGTCGGGGCGTTGTTGGAAGATGGTCTGGAGCGCGCACGCCAAGCACCTGAAAGCGCGCCAGTAGTGGCCCGAATGGCATTCATTCAAGCAAACGCCATAGATTGGATGGCCAAACTCAGCACCCGGGATCTTCCTGAGGTGGTCTACCTCGATCCCATGTACCCTGAACGCACTAAAAGCGCCTTGGTTAAGAAGGAAATGCGTCTGCTGCGAACCCTGGTAGGCGACGGTGAAAATGCCCCCTTACTCCTTGAAGCCGCGCTGAAATGTGCGCGGCAGCGGGTCGTTGTCAAGCGTCCTCGCCTAGCCCCTACCGTGGCAGGCTTAAAACCAGACTTTGCTATTGAGAGCAAAAATACCCGGTTTGACGTCTACCTCCTTCGTAAGCGCTCAAAAAACCCTTAA
- a CDS encoding PQQ-dependent sugar dehydrogenase, whose translation MPIRYLILTLFFLLSGPVCVAGLAPVIPIPADPTARLKAPPGFEVEVYTRGLAPAGAEFYRGPRFMAFDEEGNLYVSLGLTHNKVVMLPKEGVQEENTLCLVADGLNGPQGLAFLEGDLLVANQDGIIRLQQEDKACPATRMETVVSGLPGGGRHPMKTLKVGPDGLLYVTAGSSCNVCVEEDPRQGGILRFYPDGRPAGADDLPEGVYATGLRNAEGFAWHPETGALYATNNGSDNRAATAGGPPRDDLPPEEINLVKEGAHYGWPYCWGDRVPDPNFSAPESDFCQGTEPPALTLSAHAAPLGMTFYTGDQFPAEYRHDAFVALHGSWNRNQSYAGYKVIRIHFEDGKPVRATDFITGWLDPAQGAWGRPVDVIQGPEGALYISDDRGGMIYRVRYRGENPIHSTVTDLVNPESALTGPDDRVYVSQIGEFDVDGDGVITVIGSDGEPQIFAKGLNDPKGLAVWDDQIYVTDRTRIVRIGPDGISEEFVTAAAFPHPPRFLNDLEFGPDGTLYVSDSGDLKGQGGAIFKISPSGQVALLADGGSAVEIKGPNGLLMDGKNHLLMVDFVTGELYRIALKTGSLERINGGFGGGDGLVQDTQGRLYVSDYKNGKVFMLDSPTATPRLLSDQFQAAADMGLAPDGNHLVVPDMKAGRLIWLPLPH comes from the coding sequence ATGCCTATCCGCTACTTGATCTTGACCCTGTTTTTTTTACTCAGTGGCCCTGTGTGTGTTGCGGGCCTGGCGCCGGTTATCCCGATTCCGGCGGATCCTACGGCCAGGCTCAAGGCGCCCCCAGGGTTCGAGGTGGAAGTTTATACCCGTGGCCTAGCGCCGGCTGGTGCGGAATTCTATCGCGGCCCCCGCTTTATGGCCTTTGACGAGGAAGGCAATCTCTACGTTTCTCTGGGATTGACTCACAATAAAGTCGTCATGCTGCCCAAGGAGGGCGTCCAAGAGGAAAACACTCTTTGTCTTGTTGCCGATGGCTTGAATGGGCCTCAAGGCCTGGCCTTTTTAGAAGGGGACCTGCTGGTCGCCAATCAAGATGGCATCATTCGCTTGCAGCAGGAGGACAAAGCCTGCCCTGCAACCCGCATGGAAACAGTCGTCAGCGGCCTTCCAGGTGGGGGAAGGCATCCGATGAAGACCCTCAAAGTGGGACCAGATGGACTGCTTTATGTCACTGCCGGCTCCTCATGCAATGTCTGCGTGGAAGAAGACCCACGGCAGGGCGGTATCCTCCGCTTTTATCCTGATGGCCGCCCGGCGGGCGCTGACGATCTCCCCGAGGGGGTCTATGCGACCGGCCTACGAAACGCCGAAGGCTTTGCTTGGCACCCAGAGACGGGCGCCCTCTATGCCACCAATAATGGCTCGGATAATCGCGCAGCCACCGCTGGCGGCCCCCCCCGTGATGATCTCCCCCCTGAAGAGATTAATTTAGTTAAGGAAGGCGCCCATTATGGGTGGCCCTACTGTTGGGGCGATCGGGTTCCGGATCCCAATTTTTCCGCTCCTGAGTCTGATTTCTGCCAGGGTACTGAACCTCCGGCCTTGACCCTGTCTGCCCATGCTGCCCCCTTGGGGATGACTTTTTATACGGGGGATCAATTTCCCGCCGAATATCGGCATGATGCCTTTGTGGCTCTCCATGGCTCTTGGAACCGCAATCAAAGCTATGCCGGCTATAAAGTCATCCGGATTCACTTTGAAGACGGCAAACCCGTACGGGCGACAGACTTTATCACCGGCTGGCTAGACCCTGCTCAGGGAGCTTGGGGTCGGCCTGTGGATGTTATCCAAGGACCTGAAGGGGCTCTTTATATTTCCGATGACCGGGGTGGCATGATCTATCGAGTCCGCTATCGGGGCGAAAACCCCATCCACAGCACAGTCACCGATTTAGTTAATCCTGAATCCGCCTTGACCGGTCCAGATGATCGAGTCTATGTCTCCCAAATCGGTGAATTTGATGTAGATGGTGACGGTGTCATTACAGTTATTGGCAGCGATGGGGAACCCCAAATTTTTGCTAAAGGTTTGAACGATCCTAAGGGGTTGGCGGTATGGGACGATCAAATTTATGTCACGGATCGGACCCGTATTGTCCGGATTGGCCCGGATGGAATAAGCGAGGAGTTTGTCACCGCGGCTGCTTTCCCCCATCCGCCCCGTTTTCTCAATGATCTGGAATTTGGGCCCGATGGAACCCTCTATGTTTCTGACAGTGGGGATCTCAAAGGCCAAGGCGGCGCCATTTTTAAGATTTCCCCAAGTGGTCAAGTAGCTCTACTAGCGGACGGCGGATCAGCCGTCGAAATTAAAGGCCCCAATGGCCTCTTAATGGATGGCAAAAACCATCTATTAATGGTGGATTTTGTGACCGGCGAACTTTACCGAATAGCGCTTAAGACGGGGAGCTTAGAACGCATTAACGGCGGTTTCGGGGGCGGCGATGGCCTGGTCCAAGATACCCAAGGACGGCTCTATGTGAGTGATTATAAAAACGGAAAAGTATTTATGCTGGACTCCCCTACAGCCACTCCCCGTTTACTTAGCGATCAATTCCAGGCTGCTGCGGACATGGGTCTAGCCCCGGATGGGAACCATCTAGTGGTGCCGGATATGAAAGCTGGACGACTGATATGGCTGCCATTACCCCACTGA
- a CDS encoding lipoprotein, protein MKLLRNLYLYSFVQALMFIVATAGFISPTPVYGEDSLWQALIGGKPTLYLRYRFEHVDDENKNKDANANTLRTALGYRTGLFYDFGAYLELEDVRHLGGDDFFDGVNGKTQFPAVIDPEDTEVNQAYLSYQGLDKTVFRAGRQIITYRKAPLHRFIGTVLWRQNWQTFDAFSVANQSLPETTLSYAFIWNSNRIFGEDNSLRSDTEMNTHLFNAQYTGLAHAKMEAYGYLIDNQNEDEPGVDFDELDSTKTFGARVYGAPPVTENIRVLYQAEYANQSDFADGRRNPGDDREPNDSDYIHLQLGGSYKILTAKVDYERLSGDGTYGFQTQLATGHAFQGWADKFLKTPRDGIQDLYFTVSATAFGAKFMAVYHEFWSDNLDYDYGSEIDLLATYTFMKHYTVGLKYADYMADNNTQNTLRNGGSLDKDISKFWAFAQLQF, encoded by the coding sequence ATGAAGCTATTGAGAAATTTATACTTATACTCTTTTGTTCAAGCTTTGATGTTTATTGTTGCCACGGCAGGTTTCATTAGCCCTACTCCAGTCTATGGGGAAGATAGCCTATGGCAAGCCCTTATAGGGGGTAAGCCTACTCTCTATCTCCGTTATCGCTTCGAGCATGTGGATGATGAAAATAAAAATAAGGACGCCAATGCCAATACCTTGCGGACGGCTTTGGGGTACCGTACGGGGTTATTCTATGATTTTGGCGCTTATCTTGAACTTGAAGATGTCAGGCATTTAGGGGGGGATGACTTCTTTGATGGTGTGAACGGTAAAACCCAATTCCCCGCAGTGATTGATCCCGAAGATACCGAAGTTAATCAAGCCTATCTCAGTTATCAGGGGCTTGATAAAACTGTTTTCAGGGCAGGTCGGCAGATCATTACCTATCGCAAGGCTCCCCTGCACCGCTTTATTGGCACTGTTTTATGGCGGCAGAATTGGCAAACTTTTGATGCCTTTTCAGTGGCGAATCAGTCTTTGCCCGAGACGACCTTAAGCTACGCTTTCATCTGGAACAGCAACCGCATCTTCGGTGAAGATAACTCCCTTCGAAGTGATACCGAGATGAATACTCATCTCTTCAATGCCCAATATACGGGGCTAGCTCACGCCAAAATGGAGGCTTATGGTTATCTGATTGACAATCAAAATGAGGATGAACCGGGAGTGGATTTTGATGAACTAGATTCCACCAAAACCTTTGGTGCTCGGGTTTATGGCGCACCGCCGGTGACGGAGAATATTCGGGTTCTGTATCAAGCTGAATATGCTAACCAAAGTGATTTTGCCGATGGCCGTCGGAATCCCGGAGATGATCGGGAGCCAAACGATTCCGATTATATCCATTTGCAGCTAGGTGGCAGTTATAAAATACTGACTGCCAAGGTCGATTATGAGCGGCTAAGCGGGGATGGTACTTACGGTTTTCAGACGCAACTCGCCACCGGCCATGCTTTCCAGGGGTGGGCGGATAAGTTTTTGAAGACCCCCCGTGACGGTATTCAGGATCTTTATTTTACCGTGAGTGCTACCGCTTTTGGCGCCAAGTTTATGGCGGTCTATCATGAGTTTTGGTCAGATAATCTTGATTATGACTACGGCAGTGAGATTGATTTGTTGGCAACGTATACTTTTATGAAGCACTATACGGTAGGCCTGAAATATGCGGACTACATGGCAGATAATAACACTCAAAACACCCTCCGTAATGGGGGCAGCCTAGATAAAGATATCTCTAAATTTTGGGCCTTCGCTCAATTACAGTTCTAG
- a CDS encoding TonB-dependent receptor, giving the protein MAKELDPNDPTPWFYDAIRKQTANRPVEALHDMQKAIELNDNRAVYRSKLLLDEDLAARSATIGRMYNELGFESRGLVEGWKSIYTDPANYSAHRLLADSYFFSPRRGIARVSELLQSQLLQPINITPVQPQLAESDLFLLGGLGPAAPSLNEFNPLFLRDRFALLASGIVGGNGTWGDEVVQSGLLEKLSYSLGQYHFETDGFRPNNDFQQDIYNLFIQGALSPNSSVQAELRSTEVEEGERRLNFFLDNFDPNFHQNRKTETARLGFHHGFSPRSDLLAFFIYKKVEGGFQTTHPSINFSGELKEEAYLIEGQHLVRWAGLNLVSGAGHFDTLGRQEKIVADFFIPFPRSTLDETEANIQHTNVYLYSYFNYGESLTLILGASGNFFKGTLVERNQFNPKIGLMWRPSSETILRAAAFRVLEPGLSIGQTIEPI; this is encoded by the coding sequence ATGGCCAAGGAGCTGGATCCCAACGATCCCACCCCCTGGTTTTATGACGCCATCCGCAAACAAACTGCCAACCGGCCGGTGGAAGCCTTGCATGACATGCAAAAAGCCATTGAGCTGAACGATAATAGAGCCGTTTATCGGTCGAAGTTGTTGCTTGATGAGGATTTGGCCGCTCGCAGTGCCACCATAGGTCGTATGTATAACGAGCTTGGATTTGAGAGCCGGGGCTTAGTTGAAGGTTGGAAATCTATTTATACTGATCCTGCGAACTATTCTGCTCATCGGCTTCTAGCAGATTCTTATTTTTTTTCACCGCGACGCGGAATTGCACGCGTGAGTGAGTTATTGCAGTCTCAGCTGCTACAACCCATTAACATTACCCCCGTGCAGCCCCAGTTGGCGGAGAGTGATTTGTTTCTCTTAGGTGGTTTGGGGCCGGCAGCGCCGTCGTTAAATGAATTTAATCCCCTGTTTCTCCGAGACCGGTTTGCCCTGCTGGCTTCGGGGATTGTGGGGGGAAATGGCACCTGGGGGGATGAAGTTGTCCAGTCCGGCCTCTTAGAAAAGCTCTCTTACAGTCTAGGGCAGTATCATTTTGAGACAGACGGGTTTCGACCCAATAACGATTTTCAACAGGATATCTATAACTTGTTTATCCAGGGCGCCTTGTCTCCTAACAGCAGTGTCCAGGCAGAGTTGCGATCCACAGAAGTCGAAGAGGGAGAAAGAAGACTCAATTTTTTCCTAGATAATTTCGATCCTAACTTTCATCAGAATCGAAAAACAGAAACCGCTCGGCTTGGGTTCCACCATGGCTTTTCCCCCCGATCGGATCTCCTTGCTTTCTTTATTTACAAGAAGGTGGAAGGAGGCTTCCAAACAACTCATCCATCGATTAATTTTTCAGGAGAATTAAAGGAAGAGGCCTATTTAATCGAAGGCCAGCATTTAGTCCGGTGGGCAGGGCTAAACCTTGTTAGCGGTGCAGGCCATTTCGACACACTCGGCCGCCAAGAAAAAATAGTGGCAGATTTTTTTATCCCCTTTCCTCGTTCCACCCTAGATGAAACAGAGGCTAATATTCAGCATACTAATGTTTACCTATACTCCTATTTTAATTACGGGGAATCTCTAACGTTGATCCTTGGGGCAAGTGGAAACTTCTTCAAAGGAACCTTGGTAGAACGGAACCAATTCAATCCTAAAATTGGCTTGATGTGGAGGCCATCTTCGGAAACGATATTGCGGGCTGCTGCCTTTAGAGTACTGGAACCTGGTCTCAGTATAGGGCAAACAATCGAGCCGATCTAG
- a CDS encoding Spy/CpxP family protein refolding chaperone: MKKSILAISVLIFALAFPVISLGGGDDHGKSDEHHNHGKKHSGYAHMVLSKAEKLNLSNDQLGSIMRIHLDHKKIRKELMKKLHNSMVEAHKGLMNPSTQDNAIRAASKNHIDALNKMVDNALKERSEVNNVLTKEQKDKLISMKKEHKMEHHHDEGGHEE; the protein is encoded by the coding sequence ATGAAAAAATCAATACTCGCTATTTCCGTTCTCATATTCGCCTTGGCTTTCCCTGTTATCTCCTTGGGAGGAGGAGACGATCATGGAAAATCTGATGAGCATCATAATCACGGGAAAAAACATTCGGGATACGCTCATATGGTGCTCTCAAAAGCTGAAAAGCTGAATCTCTCTAATGATCAATTAGGCAGTATCATGCGGATCCATCTAGACCATAAAAAAATCCGCAAAGAACTTATGAAAAAACTGCATAACAGTATGGTCGAGGCCCATAAAGGCTTGATGAACCCGAGCACCCAAGATAATGCCATACGCGCCGCTTCCAAAAACCACATCGATGCCTTAAACAAGATGGTAGACAATGCATTAAAAGAGCGCAGCGAAGTCAACAATGTGCTGACAAAAGAACAAAAAGATAAACTAATATCTATGAAAAAGGAACATAAAATGGAACATCATCATGATGAAGGTGGGCATGAAGAATAA
- a CDS encoding Crp/Fnr family transcriptional regulator yields the protein MPLNTLSPLEFSPEDLELLCSCGVTRSYPKHTVLIHEGDLSDSLYIILSGKVKVYVSDENGKEAILRTQKEGEYFGELALLDERPRSASVMTLEKSRLSVVSKAVFSRCLKEHPDFALKLLCTLTHRVRSLTESVRNLALLDVYGRVARTLLDLATEKDGKLIIEERPTHQEIAQRVGASREMVSRIMGDLATGGYIEVTSKTIVIPRNLPPAW from the coding sequence ATGCCTTTAAATACATTATCCCCCTTAGAATTCTCTCCAGAAGACCTAGAGTTGCTTTGCAGTTGCGGAGTCACTAGGAGCTACCCGAAGCATACAGTCTTGATTCACGAGGGGGATCTCAGCGACTCGCTTTATATCATCTTGAGCGGTAAGGTGAAGGTTTATGTCAGCGATGAAAATGGCAAAGAAGCCATTCTCCGGACCCAGAAAGAAGGAGAATACTTTGGCGAGTTAGCACTGCTTGATGAGAGACCCCGCTCAGCCTCCGTGATGACCCTTGAAAAATCCCGTCTATCGGTGGTCTCAAAAGCCGTATTTAGCCGCTGCCTTAAAGAACATCCTGATTTCGCGCTCAAGCTCCTTTGTACTTTAACCCACCGAGTCCGTTCTCTCACCGAGAGTGTCAGGAACTTAGCATTACTGGATGTCTATGGCCGGGTCGCCCGCACTCTTTTGGACCTTGCCACTGAAAAAGACGGTAAGCTGATCATCGAAGAACGTCCCACCCATCAGGAGATTGCGCAAAGAGTAGGCGCCTCCCGGGAGATGGTCAGCCGTATCATGGGGGATCTTGCCACTGGGGGCTATATCGAAGTCACTTCCAAAACCATTGTTATCCCTCGAAACTTGCCGCCTGCCTGGTAA
- a CDS encoding CHASE2 domain-containing protein translates to MSRPAKAAVLGLLTAWGGFLATIAPSLGRLELDLGLLWLFKLRGPRAAPEEVVIVTIDRESSDWFGLPNEPDKWPRKLHARLVHRLTQSGAAVIAFDVIFDEPRNPDQDQLFAEAIREAGNVVLFEYLKKKRKRVAIGGKQAEIEIEERLPPVSELASAAAMTAPFPLPKVPVRVNQAWLFKLGIPTLPVTALQVYARPYYEDFLRLLNEVEMATGETQRLKSEWETAPGQSDLTALAIHLQKLFQGEAQLPQSLLARLQSSESLTHSQGHSVVAALIRVFSSPESLFLDFYGPPHSISTIPYHRILAGEGEASLPVSFKGKAVFVGFSEQFQPEQKDGFYTVYSQPDGLDISGVEIAATVFANLLESRSVTPLPLFLHYLVIVLWGVAIGFLFLFLNAYALIPTAVALAVGYMSVAYHLFVSEGLWLPLVIPLLWQLPFGLLGALLWRYLTIGKAIRPYLPDWFWRRWNRHSEPPPAQIAKGVCLATDVQQYTPLAERLELNQLYLLLNEYFQNIFEPVKFRGGEISDIRGDAIMAIWVEAVRKQSLREQACLAALDIVDAVAEFNHRTPEVSLPTRIGLHYGKMVIGEVGSRDHLEYRSVGDVANVASRIENLNKILGTCVLTSGEVIAGLESIFTRKVGCFRVRGRSQPLAIHELVCRTEEVNKTLRDHCEQFEAALRIFQRQRWQEALLAFRALLASYGNDGPSYFYLRLAGHYAQKPPATSWDGIIDLGYVEERRKATRSGLTVTAEHREKSWKKTSM, encoded by the coding sequence ATGTCAAGGCCAGCTAAGGCTGCCGTACTAGGACTACTCACGGCGTGGGGGGGCTTCCTGGCAACGATAGCACCATCCCTAGGCCGCCTCGAACTTGATTTGGGACTCCTTTGGCTTTTCAAATTGCGGGGGCCTCGTGCGGCACCTGAAGAAGTGGTTATTGTCACTATTGACCGGGAGTCCTCGGATTGGTTTGGTTTGCCAAACGAGCCGGATAAATGGCCGCGAAAACTTCATGCCCGTCTCGTACATCGCCTTACCCAGAGTGGTGCGGCGGTAATTGCCTTTGACGTTATTTTCGATGAGCCCCGCAACCCTGACCAGGACCAACTTTTTGCAGAAGCTATCCGGGAAGCGGGCAATGTGGTCTTATTTGAGTATTTAAAAAAGAAGCGGAAACGGGTTGCAATCGGAGGCAAGCAAGCAGAGATCGAAATCGAGGAACGGCTACCCCCTGTTTCTGAACTCGCCAGTGCTGCCGCCATGACAGCACCGTTTCCACTCCCTAAAGTGCCGGTTAGGGTTAATCAAGCCTGGCTTTTTAAACTTGGCATACCCACGTTGCCGGTTACCGCTTTACAGGTCTATGCACGTCCTTATTATGAAGATTTCTTGCGTTTACTCAATGAGGTGGAAATGGCTACGGGAGAAACCCAGCGGCTGAAAAGCGAATGGGAAACTGCTCCAGGCCAATCAGACCTTACGGCGCTAGCTATACATCTGCAAAAACTATTTCAGGGGGAGGCTCAACTGCCCCAAAGCCTGTTGGCTCGTTTGCAGAGCTCTGAGTCCCTTACTCACTCTCAAGGGCACTCTGTAGTTGCCGCTTTGATTAGGGTCTTTAGCTCTCCAGAGAGCCTTTTCCTGGATTTTTATGGCCCCCCTCACAGTATCAGCACTATCCCCTATCACCGGATATTGGCGGGAGAGGGGGAGGCTTCTTTGCCTGTTTCATTTAAAGGCAAAGCTGTTTTTGTAGGTTTTAGTGAGCAATTTCAACCGGAGCAAAAAGACGGATTTTATACTGTTTACTCCCAGCCGGATGGCTTAGATATCAGTGGGGTAGAGATTGCAGCTACGGTCTTTGCCAATCTTTTGGAAAGTCGCAGCGTGACTCCCTTGCCCCTTTTTCTCCATTACCTTGTGATTGTGCTGTGGGGAGTGGCGATAGGATTTTTATTCCTGTTTCTGAATGCTTATGCTTTGATTCCTACCGCGGTGGCCCTGGCAGTAGGCTATATGAGTGTGGCCTATCACTTATTTGTAAGTGAGGGACTATGGCTGCCCCTGGTAATACCTTTACTGTGGCAATTGCCATTTGGATTGCTAGGGGCCTTGTTATGGCGGTATCTGACTATTGGGAAGGCCATTAGACCTTATCTTCCAGATTGGTTTTGGAGAAGGTGGAATCGGCATTCCGAACCACCGCCAGCGCAAATTGCTAAGGGGGTTTGCCTTGCCACAGACGTCCAGCAGTATACACCTCTTGCGGAGCGCCTTGAGCTTAATCAGTTGTACTTACTCCTTAATGAATATTTCCAAAATATCTTTGAACCCGTAAAGTTTCGGGGAGGGGAAATCTCGGATATAAGAGGCGATGCGATAATGGCCATATGGGTAGAGGCAGTTCGCAAACAGAGCCTCCGAGAGCAGGCCTGTTTAGCTGCTCTCGATATTGTTGACGCCGTTGCAGAATTCAACCACCGTACCCCCGAAGTTTCTCTGCCTACCCGGATAGGATTGCATTACGGCAAAATGGTCATTGGTGAGGTAGGTTCCAGGGATCATCTCGAATATCGGTCAGTGGGGGATGTGGCCAATGTGGCCAGTAGAATTGAGAATTTAAACAAGATCCTAGGGACCTGCGTGTTGACCTCCGGTGAAGTCATTGCAGGGCTAGAAAGCATCTTTACCCGGAAGGTCGGATGTTTCCGTGTAAGGGGAAGAAGCCAGCCCTTAGCCATTCATGAGCTGGTCTGCCGCACAGAAGAGGTAAACAAGACTCTACGAGACCACTGTGAGCAATTCGAAGCAGCCCTTCGGATATTCCAGCGCCAACGGTGGCAAGAGGCTTTGTTGGCTTTCAGAGCGTTATTAGCAAGCTATGGTAATGATGGCCCTTCCTATTTTTATCTGCGCTTAGCCGGGCATTATGCTCAAAAGCCCCCTGCTACTTCCTGGGACGGCATTATTGATTTGGGTTATGTAGAGGAACGCCGTAAGGCAACCCGATCGGGGCTGACGGTCACAGCCGAGCATAGGGAAAAAAGCTGGAAGAAGACTTCAATGTAG
- a CDS encoding pentapeptide repeat-containing protein, whose protein sequence is MLTSSNEESLHLHENEFKNILAAHQQWLRSEGKEGQQAHLDGVILRGANLKGVNLQRANLTLACLEGANLENADLQGCTLILASLKEANLTNARLRGADLNSCKLQAADLQGADLSAANLEWTDLSHANLYQTNLRGANLDNANLNDAKGLT, encoded by the coding sequence ATGCTGACATCATCTAACGAAGAGTCCCTCCATCTGCATGAGAACGAATTCAAGAATATCCTTGCCGCCCATCAACAGTGGCTACGATCAGAGGGAAAAGAAGGTCAACAAGCCCACCTTGATGGGGTTATCCTTCGGGGGGCTAATCTGAAAGGCGTTAATCTCCAGCGAGCCAACCTGACCTTGGCCTGCCTAGAGGGGGCCAATCTAGAAAATGCTGACCTTCAAGGATGCACCCTCATCCTTGCCAGCCTAAAAGAAGCGAACCTGACCAATGCTAGGCTTCGGGGAGCGGACCTCAACAGTTGTAAATTACAGGCGGCTGATCTTCAGGGAGCTGATCTATCCGCTGCCAACCTAGAATGGACCGACTTATCCCATGCGAACCTTTATCAGACCAACCTCCGCGGTGCCAACCTAGACAATGCTAACCTCAATGACGCCAAAGGCCTTACTTAG
- a CDS encoding tetratricopeptide repeat protein encodes MGLRLPMLLVVLSVLHSWALAEERCVSPVAQVVSLQGQVKVTPVGERRWRPVQLRESFCAGDRVRIEAYSRAVVQLQEDTILHLDAGTLVTFSNIEPEQPSWFELLKGAIHLISRFPHRLEVKTPFVNAAVEGTEFVIRVEPEQALLWVFEGRVLFHNPAGRLTLTNGEAAVAEAGQAPRRRLVIEPREAVQWTLYYPPLIDLRSNIYPRGPEAQEIHAALRDYQAGNLLSALARLEQVPTEVREASYFTLQAALLLVVGRVDEARPKIQRALQLNPDYGTAYALQSIIALVQNQKEQALRLAQQAADLDPQSPIPQIALSYAHQAAFNIEKALKHAEQAIELFPGEALAWARVAELQLSLGDLDEAAKAAQQAVALEPDLARTQTVQGFAYLTEIKIDQAKTAFEQAIALDPADPLSRLGLGLAKIRQGDLKEGTQEIEIAASLDPNNSLIRSYLGKAYYEQKRGGISRDGVSYGQGAGSQRSHPLVL; translated from the coding sequence ATGGGTTTGCGGCTTCCTATGCTTTTGGTAGTGCTTTCTGTGTTGCACTCCTGGGCATTAGCTGAAGAGCGTTGCGTATCCCCGGTGGCCCAGGTTGTTTCACTACAAGGGCAGGTGAAAGTGACTCCAGTGGGTGAGAGGCGTTGGCGGCCAGTGCAGTTGCGGGAGAGTTTCTGTGCGGGGGATAGGGTCCGCATCGAAGCCTATAGCCGTGCCGTGGTACAGCTTCAAGAGGATACCATCCTGCACCTGGATGCCGGCACCCTCGTGACTTTTTCCAACATTGAACCGGAACAGCCCTCCTGGTTTGAACTCTTAAAAGGTGCTATTCACCTCATCAGCCGCTTTCCCCATCGGCTGGAAGTCAAAACGCCCTTTGTGAATGCGGCGGTAGAAGGTACCGAATTTGTGATCCGGGTAGAACCGGAACAAGCGTTGCTCTGGGTCTTTGAGGGACGGGTTCTATTCCACAATCCGGCTGGCCGCCTTACTTTAACCAATGGTGAAGCGGCGGTGGCTGAGGCCGGTCAGGCGCCGAGGCGGCGTTTGGTTATTGAACCCCGAGAAGCCGTGCAATGGACCCTTTATTATCCGCCGCTTATTGACCTGCGGTCGAATATTTATCCAAGGGGCCCAGAAGCCCAAGAGATTCACGCGGCGTTGCGTGATTACCAGGCTGGAAATTTGCTTTCTGCCTTGGCCCGTTTGGAGCAGGTACCGACAGAGGTTCGAGAAGCGAGTTATTTCACCTTGCAGGCGGCCTTGCTCCTGGTAGTGGGCCGTGTGGATGAAGCCCGCCCCAAGATCCAGCGCGCGTTGCAACTCAATCCTGACTATGGAACCGCCTACGCCCTGCAGTCCATCATTGCCCTAGTGCAAAACCAAAAAGAGCAAGCTTTGCGACTTGCTCAACAAGCGGCGGATCTTGACCCCCAATCACCCATTCCCCAAATCGCCCTTTCCTATGCTCATCAAGCAGCTTTCAATATCGAAAAAGCGTTAAAACACGCAGAGCAGGCCATCGAGCTTTTTCCCGGAGAGGCTTTAGCGTGGGCCAGGGTTGCTGAACTGCAGCTTTCCCTGGGTGATTTGGATGAGGCCGCCAAGGCCGCGCAACAGGCGGTGGCACTTGAGCCCGATTTGGCCCGGACCCAAACCGTGCAGGGCTTTGCTTATTTAACGGAAATCAAAATCGATCAAGCCAAGACGGCTTTTGAACAGGCCATTGCGCTCGATCCGGCCGATCCCTTATCGCGCCTTGGGCTAGGGCTGGCCAAGATTCGCCAGGGCGATCTGAAGGAAGGTACCCAGGAAATCGAGATTGCCGCGAGCCTGGACCCCAATAATTCACTGATTAGAAGCTATCTGGGCAAAGCCTATTACGAGCAGAAGCGGGGGGGGATTAGCAGGGACGGAGTTAGCTATGGCCAAGGAGCTGGATCCCAACGATCCCACCCCCTGGTTTTATGA